The Candidatus Manganitrophus noduliformans genome includes a window with the following:
- a CDS encoding transketolase yields the protein MENGTIEQLQKKATLLRRDIVEMITAAASGHPGGSLSAVDLITALYFKLLRHKPSDPEWADRDRFILSKGHGAPALYAALARTGYFPVEALKTLRKLGSPLQGHPEKGKLAGVEASTGSLGQGVSIGAGMALAGRLDRKDYRVYVLMGDGEANEGQVWEAAMFAAHYKIDHLTVILDCNRQQLDGWTTEILDIEPLADKWRAFGWHVIDFDGHDFGQILNAFDEAQRTVGKPTLLLARTTKGKGVSFMENNLEFHGVAPTTDQLQASLKELDR from the coding sequence ATGGAAAACGGAACGATCGAACAGCTTCAAAAGAAAGCCACGCTCCTTCGGCGAGACATCGTGGAGATGATCACTGCCGCCGCCTCCGGACACCCCGGAGGGTCCCTCTCGGCGGTCGATCTGATCACCGCCCTCTATTTTAAGCTCCTCCGCCACAAGCCGTCCGATCCGGAATGGGCAGACCGAGATCGATTCATTCTGAGCAAGGGGCACGGCGCCCCCGCCCTTTATGCAGCGTTGGCGCGGACCGGTTATTTCCCGGTCGAGGCGCTGAAAACCCTCCGGAAGCTCGGCAGTCCCCTTCAGGGCCACCCCGAAAAAGGAAAGCTCGCCGGCGTCGAAGCCTCCACCGGATCGCTGGGCCAGGGGGTCTCGATCGGGGCGGGAATGGCGCTGGCGGGACGGCTCGACCGGAAAGACTATCGCGTTTATGTCTTGATGGGGGACGGCGAAGCGAACGAGGGACAGGTCTGGGAGGCCGCCATGTTCGCCGCCCATTACAAGATCGATCATCTGACCGTGATCCTCGATTGCAATCGCCAGCAGTTGGACGGTTGGACCACCGAGATCCTCGACATCGAGCCGCTCGCGGACAAATGGCGGGCCTTCGGATGGCATGTGATCGATTTCGACGGACATGACTTCGGCCAAATCTTAAACGCTTTCGACGAGGCTCAACGCACCGTCGGAAAACCGACGCTTCTCCTTGCCCGCACCACCAAAGGGAAGGGGGTCTCCTTCATGGAGAACAATCTCGAATTCCACGGCGTGGCGCCGACCACAGATCAGCTTCAGGCCTCCCTCAAGGAGCTCGACCGATGA
- a CDS encoding transketolase family protein, with protein MNANPSEMKSAVQREKKLGLATRDAYGQVLVELGKADPRIVAVDADLSKSTKSGLFGKAFPDRFFNCGIAEANMVSVAAGLASCGKIPFASSFASFLLCKSFDQLRMSVANPSLNVKIVGSHGGISLGEDGASQQSVEDFALACALPKFTVLSPADEISCRALVRLAAEHVGPVYIRTGRPKAPIIYTGSEHFQLGRANKIAAGEDVTIIANGLLVWEALVASDICRERGISVAVLDLHTLKPIDEAAVIAAAEETGAIVTAEEHLLSGGVASRVAQVVAEHHPVPMASIGIADTYAESGTPTELMEKYGLTAKQIVQAVESVLKRKK; from the coding sequence ATGAATGCCAATCCTTCCGAAATGAAATCAGCCGTCCAGCGCGAGAAAAAGCTCGGCCTCGCAACGCGCGACGCCTACGGTCAGGTGTTGGTGGAGCTCGGCAAGGCCGATCCCCGGATCGTGGCGGTCGATGCCGACCTTTCAAAATCAACCAAGAGCGGTCTCTTCGGGAAAGCTTTTCCCGACCGCTTCTTCAACTGCGGCATCGCCGAAGCGAACATGGTCTCCGTGGCGGCGGGACTCGCCTCCTGCGGGAAAATCCCCTTCGCTTCCAGCTTCGCTTCCTTCCTTCTTTGTAAGTCGTTCGATCAACTCCGGATGTCGGTCGCGAATCCCTCGTTGAATGTGAAAATCGTCGGCTCCCACGGCGGGATCAGCTTGGGAGAAGACGGCGCATCGCAGCAGAGCGTCGAAGATTTCGCCCTTGCCTGCGCCCTGCCGAAATTCACCGTCCTCTCGCCGGCGGATGAGATCTCCTGCAGAGCGCTCGTCCGGCTGGCGGCGGAACATGTCGGCCCGGTCTACATCCGGACCGGACGGCCGAAGGCGCCGATCATCTACACCGGGTCAGAACATTTTCAGTTGGGACGCGCGAACAAGATTGCCGCGGGAGAGGATGTGACGATTATCGCCAATGGGCTTCTGGTGTGGGAGGCGTTGGTCGCTTCCGACATCTGCCGGGAGCGTGGGATCTCCGTCGCCGTGCTCGACCTGCATACTCTCAAGCCGATCGATGAGGCCGCCGTTATCGCCGCCGCCGAGGAGACCGGCGCGATCGTCACGGCGGAGGAGCATCTTCTCTCGGGAGGGGTCGCAAGCCGAGTCGCTCAGGTGGTCGCGGAGCACCATCCGGTGCCGATGGCCTCGATCGGAATCGCCGATACCTACGCCGAGTCGGGCACCCCGACGGAGCTGATGGAGAAATACGGCTTGACCGCGAAGCAGATCGTCCAAGCGGTCGAGTCGGTCCTGAAGCGGAAGAAATAA
- a CDS encoding adenylate/guanylate cyclase domain-containing protein: protein MKLFPLQIGLRLKLTLPVVFLILVIMFSISFLFGLRHEQTLRSEMKRRAVRVAQTAGTMSLIPLPGVPAWTLSKSFVPLVPQLDPNVLYIVVFDELGKVQAASINQSLLKELLKQEEIASAEKELITEVTNARGIREERSGPSRWGSLLPVEVGLQPDGRGKVVVGFSLEEMEREVSSSRRTALGLTLGFVVLGVVVAVAVAASITQPIQVLVRGMEEVRKGNLAADVEIPNKDEIGALANSFNFMIAGLRERDRIKGTFQRFVSSQVAEKVLGAKDIVLTGERRRASILFADIRGFTSMSERLAPEEIVSMLNEYFTVMVDIIITHEGNLDKFIGDAMMAVFGAPLRHPDDPLRAVRTAVDMQRALLELNEERDRRGAEAIYIGIGIATGDVVAGNIGSEKRMEYSVIGDEVNLAARIQSKSGKQKILICPETFKAVQGEIKTIPLEPVMLKGKSHPVQIYEVVY from the coding sequence ATGAAGCTTTTTCCTCTCCAGATCGGTCTTCGGCTGAAACTCACCCTTCCGGTTGTCTTTCTCATTCTGGTCATTATGTTTTCGATCTCTTTTCTCTTCGGCCTGCGCCATGAGCAAACCTTGAGAAGCGAGATGAAAAGGCGGGCGGTGAGGGTCGCGCAGACGGCCGGAACAATGAGCCTGATTCCCCTTCCCGGGGTTCCCGCTTGGACGCTCTCTAAAAGTTTTGTCCCGCTCGTTCCCCAACTCGACCCGAATGTGCTTTACATCGTTGTCTTCGACGAGCTTGGGAAGGTGCAGGCCGCTTCGATCAATCAGTCCCTTCTGAAAGAATTATTAAAACAAGAAGAGATTGCGTCTGCTGAAAAAGAGTTAATCACGGAAGTGACCAACGCGCGGGGGATCAGGGAGGAGCGTTCGGGCCCTTCCCGATGGGGATCCCTTCTTCCGGTGGAGGTTGGGCTTCAGCCCGACGGGCGGGGAAAGGTTGTCGTCGGTTTTTCCCTCGAAGAAATGGAGCGGGAGGTCTCTTCTTCGAGGCGGACGGCGCTCGGCCTGACCCTCGGTTTCGTCGTGTTGGGGGTAGTGGTGGCGGTGGCGGTCGCCGCGTCGATTACACAGCCGATCCAGGTGCTGGTTCGCGGGATGGAGGAAGTTCGCAAGGGGAACCTCGCGGCGGATGTTGAAATCCCGAATAAAGATGAGATCGGCGCGTTGGCCAACTCCTTTAATTTCATGATCGCCGGACTGCGGGAGCGGGACAGAATTAAAGGGACCTTTCAGCGGTTTGTTTCTTCCCAGGTTGCGGAAAAGGTGCTGGGGGCCAAGGATATCGTCCTGACCGGGGAGCGCCGGCGCGCCAGCATTCTCTTCGCCGATATTCGGGGCTTTACCTCGATGTCGGAACGGCTGGCGCCGGAAGAGATCGTCAGCATGCTCAATGAGTATTTCACGGTGATGGTCGACATCATCATTACCCATGAAGGGAATCTCGACAAGTTTATCGGGGATGCGATGATGGCGGTTTTCGGCGCGCCGCTGCGTCACCCGGATGATCCGCTCCGGGCGGTGCGGACCGCCGTCGATATGCAGCGGGCCCTGCTGGAGTTGAATGAAGAGCGGGATCGGCGGGGGGCGGAGGCGATTTATATCGGCATCGGGATCGCGACGGGAGATGTGGTCGCGGGAAACATCGGCTCCGAGAAGCGGATGGAGTATTCGGTCATCGGGGATGAGGTCAATCTCGCCGCCCGAATCCAATCGAAGAGCGGAAAGCAAAAGATCCTCATCTGTCCGGAAACGTTCAAAGCGGTCCAAGGGGAGATAAAAACGATCCCGCTTGAGCCGGTCATGCTCAAAGGGAAGAGCCATCCGGTTCAAATCTATGAAGTGGTTTATTAA
- a CDS encoding carbon-nitrogen hydrolase family protein has translation MENGPKRLTIAAIQMTSIPYRVEENLEKADRMVREAASRGARIVVLPELFNTGYCYDWRNLTVAEDLSGRTARWFRNLAKGLGIYLIGGMIERDGGNHYNTLLLSSPQGRLASYRKRCLPLQEKCYFTKGDEPLLVETPLGRIGFGICADLLDQKIWERFRNKVNLLIVSSAWPDFTAGGFLFAKTAVNRSISRMPELLPKRLSESFGVPVAYAGLCGPFDSPLPFLYPYAVRSRFVGHSAVYDRGGIPLSILKEEEGMAIGGVVTEPLSAEKRYAVDAAVRMMARLDRVFLTIPCRVYRVLNRSKGEETWRGMQPSP, from the coding sequence ATGGAAAATGGTCCCAAACGTTTAACGATTGCCGCCATTCAGATGACCTCGATTCCGTATCGCGTTGAGGAGAACCTTGAGAAAGCCGATCGGATGGTTCGGGAGGCGGCCTCGCGCGGCGCCCGCATCGTCGTTCTTCCGGAACTATTCAATACCGGATATTGCTACGACTGGAGGAATCTGACGGTGGCCGAAGATCTCTCCGGACGGACCGCCCGATGGTTTCGAAATCTTGCAAAGGGATTGGGGATCTACCTGATCGGAGGAATGATCGAGCGGGACGGGGGGAATCATTACAACACGCTTCTTTTGAGCAGCCCGCAGGGCCGGCTTGCCTCTTATCGGAAGCGCTGTCTTCCCCTTCAGGAGAAATGCTATTTTACAAAGGGGGACGAACCGCTGCTGGTCGAGACCCCCCTCGGCCGGATCGGCTTTGGGATCTGCGCCGATCTGCTCGATCAGAAGATCTGGGAGCGGTTTCGGAACAAGGTGAACCTTCTGATTGTTTCTTCGGCCTGGCCGGACTTCACCGCCGGCGGTTTTCTCTTTGCCAAGACGGCGGTGAACAGAAGCATCAGCCGGATGCCGGAACTCCTTCCGAAGCGGCTGTCGGAATCGTTTGGGGTGCCGGTGGCCTACGCCGGCCTCTGCGGGCCGTTTGATTCACCCCTTCCCTTTCTCTATCCCTATGCGGTTCGCAGCCGGTTCGTCGGGCATTCGGCGGTCTATGATCGAGGAGGAATTCCGCTGTCGATCCTCAAAGAAGAAGAAGGGATGGCGATCGGCGGGGTTGTCACCGAGCCGCTGTCGGCGGAGAAGCGGTACGCCGTCGATGCGGCGGTGCGGATGATGGCCCGGCTTGATCGGGTGTTTCTGACGATCCCCTGCCGCGTCTATCGGGTGTTGAACCGCTCCAAGGGCGAAGAGACCTGGAGAGGAATGCAACCCTCGCCGTAA
- the cbiE gene encoding precorrin-6y C5,15-methyltransferase (decarboxylating) subunit CbiE, with protein MGDPLKEKVHVFGVGEDGVLSMNLKAMRLLQDAEWIFGPERLLAFFPNHDAKKIPIQSDLEKITEMIQSNLGRRQMAVLASGDPNFYGIAQGLVAQLGKEAVEILPNVSAMQLAFARIKESWEEAYFGSVRNRPIEGVIEPIRHAVKAAILTDAENTPAALAKALLARGVENRTAYLCENLGEGDERVTELDLKQLPGRSSSPRTVLILLDRLKQPSQKPIQSNTGKDALSSSKHDEEGRI; from the coding sequence ATGGGTGATCCGCTAAAAGAGAAGGTCCATGTTTTCGGCGTGGGAGAGGACGGCGTTCTCTCGATGAATCTCAAAGCGATGCGGCTGCTTCAGGATGCCGAGTGGATCTTCGGCCCCGAGCGGCTATTGGCCTTTTTCCCCAATCACGACGCCAAGAAAATTCCGATTCAATCCGATCTCGAAAAAATCACCGAGATGATTCAATCGAATCTCGGCCGGCGCCAAATGGCGGTCCTTGCCTCCGGAGATCCTAATTTTTACGGGATCGCACAAGGGTTGGTAGCGCAGCTCGGGAAAGAGGCGGTGGAGATCCTCCCCAATGTCAGCGCCATGCAGCTTGCCTTCGCCCGGATCAAAGAGAGCTGGGAGGAGGCCTATTTCGGCTCGGTCCGGAACCGGCCGATCGAAGGGGTCATCGAACCGATCCGGCATGCCGTCAAGGCGGCCATTTTGACCGACGCGGAAAATACCCCCGCCGCGCTGGCCAAGGCGCTCCTGGCGCGGGGAGTCGAGAACCGGACGGCGTATCTTTGCGAAAACCTGGGAGAGGGGGACGAGCGCGTCACGGAATTGGATCTGAAGCAACTCCCCGGAAGGAGCTCCTCCCCGCGCACGGTTCTGATCCTTTTGGACCGCTTAAAACAACCGTCGCAGAAACCGATTCAGTCGAACACCGGCAAAGACGCGCTTTCCTCTTCAAAGCATGACGAAGAGGGGAGAATCTGA
- a CDS encoding DUF1844 domain-containing protein, with translation MEEEEKGFQVRDRRAYLKETDPEKRSEKERTEKPASASNKETQAASPGREEQAHPSAEDSFPVHFSSFILSLATSALIHLGQEANPATGERSVALPAARQVIDLITLLEEKTKGNLTPDEETLLQQVLFTLRLKFVEVEKKRHP, from the coding sequence ATGGAAGAGGAAGAAAAAGGGTTTCAAGTCAGAGACCGCCGCGCTTACCTGAAGGAGACGGACCCGGAGAAGCGATCGGAAAAAGAGCGTACGGAGAAACCGGCCTCCGCTTCGAACAAGGAAACCCAAGCCGCGTCTCCGGGCCGAGAGGAACAGGCTCATCCCTCGGCGGAGGACTCTTTTCCGGTTCACTTTTCCTCCTTCATTCTTTCTCTCGCGACCTCTGCGCTGATCCACCTGGGGCAGGAGGCCAATCCCGCGACCGGGGAGAGGTCGGTGGCGCTGCCGGCGGCCCGCCAGGTGATTGATCTGATCACCCTTCTCGAAGAGAAGACCAAAGGGAACCTGACCCCGGATGAGGAAACGCTCCTTCAACAGGTCCTCTTCACCCTGCGATTGAAGTTCGTCGAGGTAGAAAAGAAACGCCACCCCTGA